The Rosa rugosa chromosome 3, drRosRugo1.1, whole genome shotgun sequence sequence TTCGTCATCTTCAGATGGTGCCGGAGCAGCAGTGTCATCATCTTCAGATGGTGCCGGAGCAGCAGTGTCATCATCTTCAGATGGTGATGGAGCCTTCTTGGGGGCGCTTGCAGAACCAAGGTCAGGAATCTCAATAAGAGAACTGACTTTAAGCACAGAGATGTCAGAAGGCTGAGAAGTGACAGACTTAATAAGCTTGGAATCCAGGTTAGCACCCTTGACTGCTGACCCAAAAGCGATCTCTCCTTTGACGAGGCCGAGTTTAATGAATCCCTGTTGGTTCTGAGCCTTGCCTGTGGCTTGGAGCATTGTGGTCACGGTTATGGGCTCTTTTTTGACCGTTCCTTTTAGCTTCTGCTCATCGAAGTAGTCGAGCACCACGTGGGCGCTCAAGAGCATCTTGACCTCATCGGGGGACACATTGGAGAGGGCGGAGACACCACCATTGCCAACTGCGAGGACTGTGATGGATTTGCGTTTGTTGATTTCATCGGCGAGTTTGGTTTCCTTAAGGAGCTTGCTGAACTCGCTTAGCTCGGAGTCCTTCTGGAGGAGCTTCAGGATGTCGAAGGCCGAGGCCGATGCAACCAAACAGAAAGCGAGGAAGATGATGGAAGAGGCTTTCCTGTCCATCTTTAATTTGTGATGGCTTCCCCTGCTTTATTTGGTGCTTTGAAAGATGAGGTTTAGCGTTTTCTTTCAAAGCCTGGTTACTGCAGAGGGGTTTGGGGGGAGTTAAATATACTCCAAAACAATGGGTGGGCGTTAGAGATCAAGAGTTTAGGAGGGAATTTCTCCTTTCCATTCAAAACTAGCCAATATTAGACATGCATTGTCCAACAAAGCTGCTAAATGCTATCCTTTCTAAATATGGATACCAGTAATCATTAAGAAGGTTTGTTTTCTCTGCAAGTTTTTCGCATATACTAAAAAAAACCATTTGATCAACATACATAAAATTTAATGAAACTTAGTTGATCCAATGATATTTCTCTCTCCACAAGAAATTAAGTTTCAATTTTTCCtcctcaaaaaaagaaaagaaaaaggaaatacCTAAAAGTTAttcatgttcaagtaaatccagaatatgtgtctggctcaAACTCAAGTAaccttgacctagttgtaatagagtttagaattagagatattctgggaaatattcatagatatccgattaattgttcgattatctttccttattCTGGGAAATATTCATAGAGAATTGAGTTATCCTTTCATTGAGTTATCCGATTAATTGttcgattatctttccttgtacaactctgattctatgtcttgtaatgctctatataaagaggtccctgTTATCAATGAAAGGAtaactcaattctctccaaaatttggttttccttaaacacgttatcagcacgaagccctaaccttgaaaccctaaattcgtagccttcaaaccctatcAGACAAAGCCTcatatattgaagccctcaatCCCAGGATTCTAGAACCTGGGGCGGAACTACCAGAACTGGTCGGAAAaccaccgaaccggccaccggaagtatCTAACCAGCCttccaagaagaaaaaaagggatccctgcaccggttcaccaccttccggacctccGATAGCGACCAAATTTTGCCACCAGCAGCGCCTCGATCCCAAGATCCAGGAATCGGAAACAGAACTCTAAAAACCAGTCTAAAAGCTGTTGAACCGGACTgcagaaaaaccggcagaagaaagaaaaaaaaggaaaagaaggcagCCCAAAGGCCCACTGCCATGTCATCACCGGATCCGCTGCCACATCAGCATGGACCCCACTTCCACGTCAGCAGCCagaccccactgccacgtcagcagcggACCCCAGCGCCACATCAACATCGGTTGACcgtttccggtcaactttccggcgacttttccggtcaaattttccagcgacctatttcaaggtattttttactaaaagttcccgtttttgaagtttttatttcttttctctttttttctcggggacttgcaaactcccttcttctacctccctttcttcatcataggggagacctaattaagtcgaactgtgggggttcatgctcactccaagcttggagcttgttgagatccaaacttagagtttgtagcgaatttatgatcgactacttatgtcattgtttcgatctaatctaatacctcttggaattgaatttcttggaagcgattatgctcagaaattcctaatttcttggaagcgattacgctcaggaattttatatgttttcgtggtagctttttcgctctgaaactaaccatttttcttgttctctttcaggatgagtaacctgaacaaattggactttgcttcattgggaacaactggctctggatatcacaggtgggttcgtgatgtccgccagcatctcaaggcagatggaatcctggatatgattctcgagcctagccaggacgtgctaactgttgagcaagctcaagctttgaaagcaaatagagcagccttcaAGGAAAATAAGGCGAaaaccatcatcctaatgactcgtcatatggatgagtcgctccagtacgagtgtatgaatgaagaagaccccaaaaggatgtgggtctcactcgaagaaagatttggcaaagtccgtgactccctgcttcctgacctagaagtgagatggcatagcctccgcttctgtgatttcaagtcagttcttgactacaactcggaagcacttcgcattaaatccttaatggaattctgtggtaaagagatcacagatgcgatgttgattgagaagactctctctaccttccctgtctctgcattagtggttgctaagaactatcgaatcgatgttactgcaggacggatcacaaggtttcatgagcttattggagctatgaatgtcgctgaaaagcatgacaacatccttgtgaagaactataattcgagatccgtagaAACAGAGCTTATTCTGGAATCCAATTCTAGTCGCACCCCTAAGAGATggagccaagagcgaaaccctaatcttagggatacttctggacgttctggtccatataatcgctctacttgggaaggtaactgccaaaataggcgaacacgaaaccgaagagatcaacgtggaaagagagagggaggcaacgcctctggccatgttggtggcgccaccaacactaggagccatctaaatgacgctttcaaagctcctcaatcaatggagtctgagcgaagagatgtatgttctcgatgtggagtatccgatcattaggcacacatttgtagagctcgtgaaaaaattgtcaccgcctacaaaacatattgtgaagcaagagaagctcactatgtggaacaagaagatcaagaagatgatctagagtgaagggttgaagactacaaatctggctgggatcaatagatcgtcaattctgtttaagtctttatttttctaagagatgtaataggcaattgccatatactttgtagtaaatgccattggtttagtttttcttcacataggctcatccaaaataagtatgatgtctaggaaggttttgagataagtggtacttaagcgagctttgctccaccgacatctctctactcacctggtcatatttattttagagttaccgaaagaagtcaaacgactacctttgttttgcattagctagcatttggattagattctcctaatggttaagagacaatgatgtactctgttggcttatgaataaaatttcgagttcttttcattatgactccattttgattctgagcatattagtttgtgactacgatggtgtagtaccccggaaattcattattattttttgagaattttccggaatttaattagtggttattggaCTGTTTcatggctcgtggatggagcggaaatgtttcgggcgaataattattcaagaaGCGTCATTTTAGGAGGggcgcaagggttgactttttattcattgagtttcttcgaaaacttcattcacaaaagtcatagagcgcgtcgatacgagttcgtggacatgcggaacacGGAAATCAgagttcatatgaagaagttatgggcttcggaaaatttttccattttaatatAAAGGACGAATTTTTGCAAAAATTGCAAAGAAGGATAGATTTCCAAATCTGGAAACAcgcccctctttctctctccccttcgccggcgtcgttctccaccttccggccaccataggacatAAAAAAAAGTGGGTTTTCTTCGCCTCGATCTCCTCTACAAGTTTGTGGAAGAAATTCACCGAGATTCGAGCTGTGGAAGGGGAATCATTGATGAGAAGAAGCCGCGGCGGAGCTGAAATAGCCTTGATTGGAGTcgacgattccggccaccatagcagGTGTTTCTTGAGGGGTTTTGTAGCCCAGAGGCTGGGGAAGGTTTCTCTCAAGGTGGGTTGCAGCGATTTCACTTGtggaggacgaatcgaagcTTTGAAGATCTAGGGTTCAATCGGCTCtgatttgttctaaggtaaaattcgatcgattggcTTATTatttgactttggtgtagttatgaaagttgtaattggagttgagatgaagaacttttatgttggaagttttgttaAATTCTGACTTTGGGCCgacggcggcgccgccactgtggcgGTGTTTTCCGGCAggttccggccacctctggggcagtttctgctcattgtgatctactcgtcgatacgagcatttcgacatgtagattgtaatttttggagatcgtatgagcatgttagggtttttacagtttcgaaccgttcgattattcgatccgtgaggatttgagtgttcgatcgacttgtggatTTGACATATCAATTGTAGAAATATttcggagactttgggtggtctccgatgtggtttcgcctctattggcgtcacttttgtggttttagttcaaaacggggGTTCGGACTTTAATCACTTTGTGATTCGTGCACTGAATCGAGACCGTATGTGTTTAGGTACTTGACAGGCTTGTGTTGAGCGGATTGCGGcgatttgtgcttgtcttggttagcGTGTGAAGACTCAAagggattcagaggtgagtaaatctcacgatattcgttgtgagcataattaccatattgtcttagagttattaggttaactatgactatagttggtattagtggcattcctgagtggatgactacgtatatatatatttacgtgaaatatatatatatatatatatatatatatatatatatatatatatgtattggtagcTTCGTTGTGATGTGAATAATAATTTAAATGAGTTCATTATTGCTCGAGAAtggtgaaattgtgttttgagttgtgattgtagaatttcatgtgttgagataccatgAGTCTAGTATGACCATCTTAATTgagatttaagatatggtagcttgtgtaggaacatctgtgtgatgaatcgaTGACATTAGTGTGATGAATctctgtgatgattgtcatataaagcttgtgtaggaacatctgtgtgatgaatcgatgacatcagtgtgatgattgtcatgtaaagcttgtgtaggaacatttgtgtaatgaatcgatgacatcagtgtgatgaatctttgtgatgattgtcatgtaaagcttgtgtaggaacatttgtgtgatgaatcgatgacaacattgtgatgaatctttgtgatgattgtaatgtaaagcttgtgtaggaacatctgtgtaatgaatcgatgacatcagtgtgatgaatcgttgtgatgattgtcatgtaaagcttgtgtaggaatatctgtgtaatgaatcgatgacatcagtgcgatgaatctttgtgatgattgctatctgtgtgatgactggcgaaatctgtgtgatgatcagttggatgattgctatctgtgtgatgaccggcgaaatctgtgtgatgatcagttggatgattgctatctgtgtgatgaccggccaaatctgtgtgatgatcagtttgACGATTGCTATCTGTGTAATGACCagcgaaatctgtgtgatgatcagtaggatgatgtttatctgtgtgatgaccggtgagatctgtgtgatgactgctcggtagcggagttgaattgttattaagttaacaaagaTCGAGAGGATTGCTGTGATGGTCGGAGCTACCTACGGATGTCAGAGTGTGGGGTTATGATGATTACTATGACgtgacccctattatcaatgaaatgatgactcaattctctcccaattttggttttccttaaacaattccatctttttttattctttttcggCCAAATGATACATAAAATTGGCTAgcaccatttggtctagtggcataagtctcccctttgtaagtgggaggtcgtgagttcgactcacaatagaCTAGTTGTTGTATCTGATCCAAAAAAAAGTGACACATAAAATTATTCCGGCAGATTACCAAGATGTGTCGCATAAAAATGACACAAGAAGTTGTGTTTGTTTTTAAGTTTCTACGAACAGTTGAGCATTTGTTAAAATAACGCTAGAAATGTGTGTGCATTTTCCGTTAATCTGCACTAATAATGAATATGTCAATGTTCCAAAGGTCACTCAAAACCTATTCTCTAAACATAGTATTTCCGTTGTTGTCTTCTCCACTATCCCTCTCTACATCTTTTAGTCTTCTTCCACATTATAAACCAAGCTAAGTTGTTAATTTTCAAACTCagataaatagaaaaatgagTGCAAAAGGCTCTTCTTCCATCCTCCTGGCTCTATTCCTTGCCTTCATGATCTCGGCAACCACAGCGTCCTTCAATGAAGATCGCATCAAAAGCAATTCCATTGAGCAATCATCCACTCATGAAGAACTCGTCAAAAGCAAAATCACTGAAACCTTGTCCAATCAAGATCTCCTCAAAGATCAAATGCATAGAATTGCCGGAGTGCCAGCGGCAAATGCACCAAAGATTGATGATGCAGTAGCCGGATTTTTCAAGTCTACTTCGGCACCTCCCACATTGCCTGGTTCCGAACTTGATGATTATGAAGAGATCTACCCTCCTAAGGCTTCGCCACCTAAGGATTCATCGAGTCAGGTAGCTTCAAGCGTCCTGAGTTTGGGGGTGGTGATTGGGCACATCACATTTTTGGTGGCTTTGTAAGGTATATAAATACTATATATGATATTATAAAATAGAAATGGTACAAAAAGGAGACGGGGTGAGAATTGAGAGAGCCTCATTCCCCCAAACTGAAAGGGACTTTATATAATGTTCATCCTTGATGAACATAATACATAGACAGTTACTGTTCAATGTGATCACTACAGTATTTCTGTAAGAGAGTCATTATTCCTAACAAGGATGAACTATATATATCCTCTCATAAGAGGACATCAACCACATAGCACATTCAAAAATGATCTACAGCATTCAAATGAATCAATTTACTTGTGAAGGAAATCTTCTCACATTTCCAAGGGTATAATAGTTTCCCATCTCTGATACATGTAAAGCATAATCAACTCTAGAATCAAACACAGAGGCAGCATATATAGAACCACAAAGATTGGGAACTAGATTTGAATATCATACTATATATAAAAGTATCCCCATCTCTAGTACTTGATTGCCTTCACGCACTAAAAAAAAGGTATGAATGAATTATCCTAAATGTACTTGTTTGCAATGGCTAATCATCTGAGCCTCTCAAAATTGACCAGACCAATGCCCCACCAGCCGTTAGAAAAGGGCAAGAACAATTAATGCAGATGATCAGGAGATCGATCAGTAGTATAAATTTTCTACTTTCAATGCAGCAAATCAAACTTGCTTACAACAAAAATTTATTTCCATTCTGATATACAACTCCACTGGTATGCAATGCTTCACCTCATTCATTAGAGTGCAGTTGCAGCTGCAACAACCGCCTCCACGTCTAGATCCTCCAAGTCTTGATATGGTTCCTTCATGTCCTGCAAAAGAAAACCAATAAATTACACAACTCAGAACAGGTAAAAAATTTCATAAGCCAATAACATAATAGTCAATCAACAAAATGGCCGTTGTAACCTGCGACTGCTTTAAGGTCATGAATTTCTAGGGTTTCGTTGACTGCACTTCACATGGCTGCCACATCTGTGATCTGTCCTTGGACTTTCTTGGATGAAGGGGCCTCAACAAAGAGATCCTACGCATCTGTGGTTCGCCCGTCTTCCATTCCCATTGTGGATTTACCAGCGCCGGTTGTACAGGATGGGAAGACTACTGTTATGATATCTGAGGAAGCCTATCAGTCTGGGCTGGATAAGTGTAAGCACATGTTGCTTGGTCGCCTGCAATTAGCCTTCGGGGATAAGCCGTATTCTCCACCCGATCTGCAGCGTAAGCTTGGGGTTATTTGGAGTGGTCTAGGTAGTTGGACGATCATCCCAATGGAGAAGGGATATTACTCGTTCAATTTTGCCTCTGCAGATTCACTGGCTAGGGTTTGGGCACAAGGTGCTATCGCTCTCAAGACTGGTACGTTGAGGTTTATGAAATGGGTTCCGAATTTCTCCCCGGCGAGTCAAAAGAACACGAATGCGCAGGTGTGGGTTAGATTTTGGAATCTAGGGCTGGAATTCTGGGAAGCACGGACGTTATCTGAGATTGCTAGTGGTATTGGCGCTCCCGTGAAAATTGACCCCAACACTTTGGAACGCAAATATGGTCTGTTTGCTAGGGTTCTTGTGGACGTTGATCTCTCTGCTGACCTTCCTTTGGAGGTTGTGAACAAGCGTAAGAATGGAGAAATTTTTGTGCAAGCGGTGGATTATGAGAAGCTTCCTGACCTTTGTTCCCATTGTGGTAATGTGGGACATCGTATCACAGATTGCAAATTTGTACTAAATCCCTCTGCCAATGAATCTAATGATTCAAGGTATGTTCGCGGACGGTCTCGAAGGCGTGGAGCTAAACAGTCCCGAAAGAGGGTTGTTTCCCAGGTGTATGTTCTGAAGCAGCGCCCCAGTAAGGAGATTATTGTTCAGGCCACTCCTACTCCGATTATGGACGATGGTGAAGGCCCTTCTTTTGTGCAGAAGTCGCCAATTGTTCAGGAAAATCATGATACGGATGGCGTGGATAAGTCGTTGTGTGATGAGATTTTAGCACAACCTAATGAGGTTAGGTCAGCTGTGAACTCACTTTTGCAGCTTCCTCTTGAGCAAGAGGACGCACTGATTTCCGCTCCCGAAGGTTGCATGAGAGATGAGGCTAGTGGGATGGAGCTGGTTGTTAGTACTGTGAGTGTACCTATTGAGGGTGCAACACTGCAGGTGGTGGATAATGTGGTTCCCCAGGTTGGTGATCTTCAGGAAACCAGAGGTTTTTCTCCGCAAAGAGGAGCCACGGGAGGGGGAACTCTACTTGATAGTTGGTTTGATGAAATTGAACGGGATGTTCAGGAGGGTGAGTTTACAGTGGTTCAGTCTAAAGCTCAAAAGAAAAACCAGAAGAGACAAGCGGCTTTGGCTTCCAACAGAGAAGCTTATCTTCATCGTTCTAAAAGTGTTCCTCAATGAAGATTCTCTATTGGAATTTGCGGGGTATTTTTAATGACCCCACTCAAAATGCTCTTAGAAAGTTTGTTATGGATAATAATCCTGATGTGTTGTGTATTTCGGAGCCTTTTGTCTCTTTTGATTCGATTCCGCTTAGTTTTTGGAGGTCTCTGAATTTGGTAGCGGTGTGTACAAATGACAGGGGTTCTTCTATTCCTAATTTGTGGGTTCTCTGCAAATCTTCTATACATCATGTGGTTAACGTGCTTTCTAGGTCTGATCAACAAGTCTCTATTCAGGTGACATTTGATTAAGTTAATTGTGTGCTAACCTCTGTCTATGCTCGTACAAGTATGGAGGATCAGCGTCGTCTCTGGATTGATATTGCTTCTATTAAGGATAACTTTGTTTCTGGACCTTGGATTGTATTTGGTGATTTCAATGCAATTCTTGGGGCTCATGAGAAAAAGGGTGGTGCGCCAATTTTTCAGCGATCTTGTGAGGAGTTCCAAGCTATGTCTGATATCTGTGAACTTATTCATATTGACTCTAAAGGGGCTGAATTTACTTGGGTTCGTCGGAGAGGTGTTAGGGGGAATGTAGAGGTAAGACTTGATTGTTGTCTAGCAAATCTCGCTTGGATGGATAGCTGGGATACGTTTGATTGCTGCACCTTACCACAGATATGCTCTGATCATAATCCATTACTTATGTCTTTTTCTAATGTTTTTGGGGCACATCAAAGTCTATTTCGGTTTCGGAGAATGTGGTTAGAGCATGGTAGCTTTAATGGGTTTGTCAAGCAATGTTGGGATGCAATTACTATGCACGGATGCCCTCTTACAATTTTGCAACATAAATTGAGAGTTTTGCGTCGAGCACTTCGGTCTTGGAATTGGGAAGTTTTTGGTAATGTTCACAGGCGTGTTGATTCGGACCTTGCAGATCTAGGTGCTCTTCAAGAACATATTTCTATTACTGGGGGTTCTGATGCAGATTTTACCAAGGAATGTGAGCTTCAGGCAAACTTGACTGAGTCCATGCGTTTACAAGAGATGTTTTGGAAGGAGAAATCTCGGTTGCGTTGGCTATCAGAGGGCGATCATAACTCATCTTTCTTCCATGCTATGTGTCGGGTGTGACTCTCTCATTCTTCCATCACTCTACTTAGAGATGGTGATCAGTTTTTCAGGATCCACTTGCTATTCAGAATCATATTGTAGATTTTTATTCGAACCTCTTTGCTAATCATGCAGATTGTTATGATTCGGGTCTCATTAGCCGTGGCATTCCTTCTTTAGTAACTGTTGAGGAAAATGAGGCGCTAACAGCTATTCCATCACCAGAGGAAATCTTCTTGGCAATGAAGAATATGGACCCAGACAGTGCACCTGGACCTGACGGTTTTAATGGAcatttctttgtttcttgttgGGAGATCGTGGGTGCATGTGTAATTGAGGCAGTTCAGTCTTTTTTcgagcatggttcattgccaccTTCTTTTAATTCAAGCTTGATTATTCTTATTCCCAAGATGGATCATGCAGACTCTATTAAGCAATTTCGGCCTATTGCATTGGCCAATTTTGTATTCAAGATTATCCCAAAGATTATCTCTATCCGGCTAGCTTCCATTGCTTCACGGATTATTTCTCCTCAACAACATGCTTTCGTTCCAGGGCGGAACATAGCGGCCTGCATTATTACTACTTCAGAGGGTATTAATCTATTGGACTCCAAATGTCATGGTGGAAATGTTGCAATTAAAATGGATATTGCCAAAGCCTTTGATACTCTTTCCTGGGATTTCATTTTGAAGGTTTTGGAGGCCTTTGGCTTTCACCCTATTTTTGTGCATTGGGTTAAGGTTTTATTGAATTCGGCAAAACTCTCTCTGTTAATTAATGGGAGGTCGGTGGGTTATTTTTCTTGTGGCCGTGGAGTGCGCCAAGGATCCTTTGTCCCCTCTTCTTTTCTGCTTGGCAGAAGAGGTTCTTAGTAGGGGTCTCTCTGAGTTGTTGAGTAGTGGTCGGTTGCACCCTATTTCTTCCCCAAGGGGGGCATTGGCTCCTTCACATGTTTTATTTGCTGATGATGTGATAGTTTTCTGTCGAGGAGATAAACGCAGTTTGGAGTTGGTTATGACTTTCTTTGAGGAGTATGGGGTTAATTCAGGGCAAAGAATTAACAAGTCTATGTCTCAGGCTTTTCTTAGCAGACACATTCTTTACCGAAGGCATTCTATTAGTAGTTCTCTCAGCATTCCTATTGGGGAGTTTCCTTTCTCTTATCTAGGTGTGCCTATTTTCCGTGGGAAGCCTCGTGTCTCATATTTCCGGCCTTTGGTGGATAAAATTCGGGTGCGTCTCTCTAGTTGGATGGGTTCTCTACTCTCTATGGCAGGCCGTCTTCAATTGTTAAAATCGGTTTTTAACAGCATGCTTGTTTATAGTTTCCAAGTGTATGAATGGCCTATTTCTTTGTTGCGTCGGATGGAAGTCTGGTGTCGCAATTACCTATGGTCTGGCTCTATTGATAAGCGTGGTATCCCTTTAATTGCTTGGAAAACTTGTTGTTCACCGGTGGAGGAGGGTGGGCTAGGCCTTAAGCAGTTGATTGTTCTTAATTGCTCTCTCCTTCTTAAGCGGAGTTGGGAggttttttcttctccttcattGGGTAGTTCTTTTCTTCGAGGTCGGTTTTGCCGTAATGGAGTTTTGCGTCGTTCATATGCTAGTTCCTCTATCTGGCCGGGTGTGAGGCGCTTCTGGGATCTAATTCAGGAGAACTCAAGGTGGATTATTGCCTCGGGTGAGAAAATTTCTTTCTAGCGAGACAATTTTTTGGGAAAGCCTCTTCTCCATTTTTTTGAGCCTCACACAAATATGTCTACTATTGCTGATGGGTTGGTGGCAGATTTTATTCATAATGGAGCTTGGAGTTTTCCTGCGTTACTCCAAAATCATTTTTCTGACTTGTGTGAGTTAATTAGAGCAATGCCTGTTGCTATGGTTCCTAACAAACCTGACAAGTTGATTTGGTCTCCATCCTCTTCTGGTGAGCTAACAACGAAGGAGGCTTTTCATTTCCTACGCCCACATCTTCCGCTCACAGATTGGGTAAGCTTATTTGGACAAAATTTATTATTCCTAGAATCTCTCTTCATGTGTGGAAGGTCTTACGGGGTAGGGTGTTGTCAGAGGACTTGTTGCAGCGTCGTGGTATTTGTTTGGCTTCTCGCTGTGTTCTTTGTGGTTTAAATAAAGAGTCGTTGATTCATATTTTTATGACTTGTCCATTCTCTGCTTCGTTATGGGATAGCTGGGTGGCAGTTTTTAATTTGTCCTATATGCCAGCTTCATTGTTGGATTTATTAAACCTGGGGTGTGTTGGTCGTAGCTCCCAAGTAAAGGAAGTTTGGCTTATTTGTTTTACCACTACTTTGTGGTTTATATGGAGAGCTAGAAACAAAATGAAGCATGCTAATTG is a genomic window containing:
- the LOC133739553 gene encoding fasciclin-like arabinogalactan protein 3 — encoded protein: MDRKASSIIFLAFCLVASASAFDILKLLQKDSELSEFSKLLKETKLADEINKRKSITVLAVGNGGVSALSNVSPDEVKMLLSAHVVLDYFDEQKLKGTVKKEPITVTTMLQATGKAQNQQGFIKLGLVKGEIAFGSAVKGANLDSKLIKSVTSQPSDISVLKVSSLIEIPDLGSASAPKKAPSPSEDDDTAAPAPSEDDDTAAPAPSEDDETDFSSPPEPEDSPTEAPENAPEKSPEKAPEKEKPSATAPAPSAASRVEMALGAGLVMGLASLLA